AACTCGGCGCGGATTCCATGACCATGGCGAAGTTCTGCGCGACGGTCCGTAGGCGCACGGACCTACCCAAGGTGTCGATGAAGGACGTCTACCGGCATCCGACCCTCGCCGAGCTGGCCGCCGCACTCGCGCCCGGCGCGGGGGCAGCCGCGCTATTGGTGCCCGGCGCGGACGCAGCCCCGGCGCCCGCCGCGTCGCCCGCGGCGATCGAACCGGTGCGCGGCGGCGGGCCCCCGGCGCCCTTCGTCATCGACCCGGTCGGGCGGTTCGCCTACGCCTTCTGCGGCCTGGCCCAGCTGGTGATCCTGCTGCTGCTGCCCGTGCTGGTCTCGGCCGCGAGCGTCGTCGGTTACCGCTGGCTGGACCCGGCGCATGGCCCGCTCGCGACGTACCTGCGCGCGGTCACCTTCGCTACGGGCGGTGTGCTGGCCTGCTTCCTGCTGCCGGTGCTGCTGAAGTGGACGCTGATCGGGCGGTGGAAGCCGACCACCATCCGCGTCTGGTCGCTGCGCTACCTGCGGTTCTGGGTGGTCAAGTCGGTGGTGCAGCGCAACCCGCTGATCCTGATCATGCTCGGTTCCCCGCTGTACGGCGTGTACCTGCGCGCGTTGGGTGCGCGGATCGGCCGTGGCACCACGATCCTGACCAACCAGGTTCCGCTGTGCACCGACCTGTTCTCCGTCGGGGAGGACACCGTCATCCGCCGCGACACCGTGATGCCCGGCTACCACGCCGAGGCCGGCCTCATCCGCACCGGACGGATCACCCTCGGCGACCGGGTGGTGGTCGGCGCCAAGACTGTTGTCGACATCGAGACCGCGATGGGCGACGGCGCCCAGCTCGGTCACGCTTCCGCGTTGCACCCCGGCCAATCAGTGCCCGCCGGCGAGCGCTGGTACGGCTCCCCCGCCGGGCCGGGCAACGTTGACTTCGGCGCCGTCGAGCCGGACCCGTGCCGCAGCTGCTCGCGCCGCCGCCGCACTCTGTTCGGCATCAGCCAGTTGCTGTGGACGATCCTGTTCACGCTGCCGCTCGGTTTGGCGGTGCTGGACGGATTCTGGAATCTGGCCATCCGGTTGAGCGGCGGCACGCCCGGCACGGCCTCACTGAGCACCGCACGCTTCTACGGCAGCGCCGCCGCCAACTCGGCGGTGCTGTTCTTCGGCGTGCTGCTGGTCTGGTTCCCTGTGCTGAACCTGACCGCGCGGGCGCTGAGCCTGCTGGTGCGACCGGACAAGGTCTATCGACTGCACGGCATCCGGCACTCCGCGCTGCGCACCATCACCCGCATCACCACCATGAAGTTCTACGCGGGGATGGTGGCCGACAGCTCCTACGTCGTGTACTTCCTGCGCGCACTGGGCTACCGGCTCACCCCGATCCTGCAGACCGGCACCAACTTCGGCACGGTCGCGCACGACACCCCGTTCGCCGCGCGGGTCGGCACCGGCACGGTCATCGCTGACGGCCTGTCGCTCAACAACGTGGACTACTCGGCGTCCACGTTCCGGGTAGCCCCGGTGTCCATCGGCGCCCACAGCTTCCTGGGCAACGGCATTGCCTACCCGCCCCGCGCCACGGTCGGGGACAACTGCCTGATCGGCACCATGACCATGGTCCCGATCGACGGCCCGGTGCGAGAAGGCGTCGGCCTGCTGGGTTCCCCGCCCTTCGAGATCCCCCGCACCGTGGCCCGCGACACTGGCTTCGCCATCGAGGACCCCGCCGAACTGCGCCGCGGATTGCGGCAGAAGAATCGTCACAACACGCTGACCGTGCTGATGTTCCTGCTGGTGCGCTGGATCGGCGTGTTCTCGTTGTTCGTGTTTGCCGAGGCGGGCGGCGAGGCCATCGACTCCTCGGGCAGCGCCTGGGGCCTGGCGATGGCCGAGGCCGGCTACGCGGTGTTCCTGTTCGCCTTCTACCTCGCGGTGGAACGTGCATGCACCCGCTACGCCTCGCTGTGCCCGGACGGAGTTTCCATCTACGACAACCGATTCTGGCGTCACGAGCGGTACTGGAAGGTGCCCTCCCGCGGCTACGTCCAGTTC
This genomic window from Sporichthyaceae bacterium contains:
- a CDS encoding Pls/PosA family non-ribosomal peptide synthetase, encoding MGRTDSGDRSELTVQLCAIAAEVLGVATVTPEATFFEDLGADSLTMAKFCATVRKRSELPRVSMKDIYRWPSVAAIVAGLESAPTPPPAAVPVPRVGVESAPAPAFLGAALGTEIAEHPAPPAPIEPVGSGDFFATLKAYRQILTELLAGAEVSPGAHVFDELGADSMTMAKFCATVRRRTDLPKVSMKDVYRHPTLAELAAALAPGAGAAALLVPGADAAPAPAASPAAIEPVRGGGPPAPFVIDPVGRFAYAFCGLAQLVILLLLPVLVSAASVVGYRWLDPAHGPLATYLRAVTFATGGVLACFLLPVLLKWTLIGRWKPTTIRVWSLRYLRFWVVKSVVQRNPLILIMLGSPLYGVYLRALGARIGRGTTILTNQVPLCTDLFSVGEDTVIRRDTVMPGYHAEAGLIRTGRITLGDRVVVGAKTVVDIETAMGDGAQLGHASALHPGQSVPAGERWYGSPAGPGNVDFGAVEPDPCRSCSRRRRTLFGISQLLWTILFTLPLGLAVLDGFWNLAIRLSGGTPGTASLSTARFYGSAAANSAVLFFGVLLVWFPVLNLTARALSLLVRPDKVYRLHGIRHSALRTITRITTMKFYAGMVADSSYVVYFLRALGYRLTPILQTGTNFGTVAHDTPFAARVGTGTVIADGLSLNNVDYSASTFRVAPVSIGAHSFLGNGIAYPPRATVGDNCLIGTMTMVPIDGPVREGVGLLGSPPFEIPRTVARDTGFAIEDPAELRRGLRQKNRHNTLTVLMFLLVRWIGVFSLFVFAEAGGEAIDSSGSAWGLAMAEAGYAVFLFAFYLAVERACTRYASLCPDGVSIYDNRFWRHERYWKVPSRGYVQFLNGTPFKSVVLRLLGAKIGKRVFDDGASFPEKSFVTVGDYATLNASSGAQTHSQEDGAFKSAKTVVGAGVTLGVASFVHYGVTIGDGVLLAADSFLMKGEQVPAGEYWAGNPAQPADPFLTWPEPVALPATTVDAPEPVQLALQVEMVPTHPPAPDRPAAPSRGRLVLLLYSIVLALGGVFLLAEPGWDLAWRSAGALALVVAAGLDAAMLRRAAAVRAAAPAAQLTDAPR